A part of Leishmania panamensis strain MHOM/PA/94/PSC-1 chromosome 34 sequence genomic DNA contains:
- a CDS encoding hypothetical protein (TriTrypDB/GeneDB-style sysID: LpmP.34.0170) encodes MNKQRIRGESFKQEYQAAGRHRTNRKRDPSMNKTDPHLVIAPQAEIYQGKLVLVLDLDETLVFARSGPLYARPGIPEFFQMCKDKGIEVVVWTAGLKAYAQAIVSNIDTCNAVSHCIYRHNKWFNGQPGYRKDLNALGRPLDRVLIVENTPDCIRGYQDNGILVSDYEGGDGEDNTLYALAELVKVLSESDFTVPQFIANCELLRREPVMTDVGDYINAYTLDTNCFDPEHVRVNRDLQN; translated from the coding sequence ATGAACAAGCAACGCATTCGGGGAGAATCCTTTAAACAGGAGTACCAGGCAgctggccgccaccgcaccaATCGCAAGCGCGACCCATCGATGAACAAGACCGATCCTCATCTCGTTATTGCACCTCAGGCTGAGATTTACCAAGGGAAGCTGGTTTTAGTTCTTGATCTTGACGAGACACTGGTCTTCGCTCGTAGTGGGCCTCTTTACGCCCGACCTGGGATTCCTGAGTTCTTTCAGATGTGCAAAGACAAAGGGATCGAGGTTGTTGTCTGGACAGCTGGGCTGAAGGCTTATGCGCAAGCTATTGTGTCGAATATCGACACTTGTAATGCCGTCTCACACTGTATTTATCGTCACAACAAGTGGTTCAACGGCCAGCCGGGCTATCGAAAGGACCTGAATGCTCTTGGTCGTCCCCTCGACCGGGTTCTTATAGTCGAAAATACTCCAGATTGCATTCGCGGCTATCAAGACAATGGTATCCTTGTAAGCGATTATGaaggtggtgatggcgaggACAACACACTTTACGCTCTAGCAGAGCTTGTAAAAGTTCTCAGTGAGAGTGATTTTACTGTTCCACAGTTCATTGCGAACTGCGAATTACTGAGGCGTGAGCCCGTTATGACGGATGTCGGGGACTACATAAATGCGTACACACTTGATACTAACTGTTTTGATCCTGAGCATGTTCGTGTTAATCGGGACCTACAAAACTAG